In Tripterygium wilfordii isolate XIE 37 chromosome 15, ASM1340144v1, whole genome shotgun sequence, one DNA window encodes the following:
- the LOC119979836 gene encoding uncharacterized protein LOC119979836, producing MLRQVNQEEKIIQPHQEVTEVVNLGTETEKKEVKVGAAFEGENKKKLIDLLHNYQDVFAWSYQDMPGLDTSIVVHKLPLIPECTPVKQKLRRLKADMLLKIRDEVKKQFDAGFLAMARYPEWVANIVPVPKKDGKVRMCVDYRDLNRASPKDNFPLPHIDVLVDNTARHSTFSFMDGFSGYNQIKMAPEDREKTTFITLWGTFCYKVMPFGLKNAGATYQRAMVTLFHDMMHREVEVYVDDMIAKSKEGEDHIVNLQKLFDRLRKHQLKLNPAKCTFGATSGKLLGFIVSRKGIEVDPDKVKAILEMPPPRTEKEVRGFLGRLNYVARFISQLTATCEPIFKLLRKSNSTEWNEDCQIAFEKIKKYLKSPPVLMPPVAGRPLILYLTVSDSSMGCVLGQHDSSGRIEHAIYYLSKKFTSCEANYSMLEKTCCSLVWAAHRLRQYMLYHTTWLISRMDPIKYIFEKPSLSGRIAKWQMLLSEYDILYVTQKAIKGSAIADYLADGAIDDTQSMDLKFPDIDVMTVSIEEGNQKDLAKWIMLFDGASNIMGCGIGVVLISPDENIIPFTAKLYFECTNNVAEYEACTMGIQAAIDMGIRRLQVYGDSQLVIRQLNDEWETKDDKLIPYYQHIKKLVKFFDWIEFDHIPREENQIADALATLAAMFDVDPKGEVQLIKIEKREVRGYCSNLEGEPDEYPSGASENDKRTIRRLAGSFFLNGNVLYKRNDGVVFLRCVDMTEAKLIMEEIHGGICGTHSSGYAMARKIIRAGYYWLTMERDCISYANRCHKCQIYADRTHVSVNPLHVLTSPWPFSMWGLDVIGPIEPKASNGHRFILVAIDYFTKWVEAASYSNVTSSVVVRFLRKEIVCRYGVPERIITDNGTNFNSKMVKDFCDQFKIYHHNSTPYRPKMNGAVEAANKNIKKIIGKMTENYKDWHEKIPFALYGYRTSIRTSTGETPFSLVYGMEAVLPIEVEIPSLRVVLEAGLEESEWTRMRYEQLNLIEERRLRAICKGQLYQRRLMKAHNKKVRPRSFREGELVLKMILPPQKDHRGKWTPNYEGPYVVKKAFEGGALILTRMDGEELSNPVNADAIKKNLIVVGQLDREGCAIKFSDRSWKVTKGALVVAHGEMSGTLYVTPNLRNSMNTVETKTMLILAP from the exons atgttaagacaagtcaatcaagaggagaaaataatacagccacatcaagaggtaacagaagttgttaatttgggaactgaaacggagaaaaaggaggttaaggtaggagctgccttcgaaggagaaaacaagaagaaattgatagatttattgcataattaccaggatgtctttgcatggtcttatcaggatatgcccggtcttgatacaagtatagttgttcacaagttgccattaattccagaatgtactccagtgaaacaaaagttgaggagattaaaggcagatatgcttttgaaaataagagatgaagtgaagaagcagtttgacgctggttttttagcaatggctagataccctgaatgggtggcaaatattgtacctgttcccaagaaggatggtaaggttcggatgtgtgtcgattacagagatctcaatcgtgcaagcccgaaggataattttcctcttccccatatcgacgttttggtggataatacggctagacattcaactttctctttcatggatggattttcgggttacaatcagatcaagatggcgccagaggatcgtgagaaaacgacttttattaccctctggggaaccttttgctataaagtcatgccgtttggtctgaagaatgccggtgctacttatcaacgagccatggtcactttgtttcatgacatgatgcatagagaagttgaagtatatgtcgatgatatgatagcaaaatccaaagaaggtgaagatcatattgtgaatcttcagaagttgtttgatcgattaaggaagcatcaattgaagttgaatccagctaagtgcacatttggggcaacctcggggaaattgttaggttttattgtaagcaggaaaggaattgaggtagatcctgataaagtgaaggcgatcttggagatgccaccccctcggacagaaaaggaagttaggggtttcttgggaagattgaattacgttgccagattcatttcacagttgacagctacttgtgaacctatctttaaattgttgcgtaagagtaactctactgagtggaacgaagattgtcagattgcattcgaaaagatcaagaaatacttgaaaagtcctccagtgttgatgcctcctgtggctggcaggccgcttattctttatttgactgtctcggatagttcgatgggatgtgtgcttggacagcatgattcatcaggaaggatagagcatgccatttattacttaagcaagaagtttactagttgtgaagcaaattattcgatgttggagaaaacgtgttgctctttggtttgggctgcacaccggcttagacaatacatgctttatcatacgacgtggttgatttccaggatggatcctatcaaatacatttttgagaaaccttctctttcagggaggatagctaaatggcagatgttgttatcagaatatgatattttgtatgttacacagaaggcaatcaaagggagtgcaatagcagattatttggcagatggagcaattgatgatactcagtctatggatttgaagtttccagatattgatgtcatgactgtgtcgatagaagaggggaatcagaaggatttggcaaaatggattatgttgttcgatggggcttctaatatcatgggatgtggaattggtgtagtgttaatatcacctgatgagaatattatcccgtttacagctaagttgtatttcgaatgtactaacaatgtggctgagtatgaagcatgtacgatgggaattcaagctgctatcgatatggggattaggaggctacaggtctatggtgactcacagttggtgattaggcaattgaatgatgagtgggaaactaaagatgacaagctcattccatattaccaacatatcaaaaagttagttaagttttttgattggattgagtttgatcatatcccaagagaggagaatcaaatagcggatgctttggcgactttggcggcaatgtttgatgtagacccaaaaggggaagtgcagctaattaaaattgagaaacgagaagttcgaggttactgttcaaatttagagggagagcctgatg aatatccatcaggggcatcagagaatgataagcgcaccatcaggagattggcaggatctttcttcttgaatggaaatgttctttataaaaggaatgatggggtagttttcttgcgttgtgtcgatatgacggaggctaaactaattatggaggaaattcatggaggaatatgtgggactcattccagcggatatgcaatggcacggaagattatacgtgcagggtattattggttaaccatggagagggattgcataagttatgcaaaccgatgccataagtgccagatttatgcagacaggacacatgtttcggttaatccattacatgtgttgacgtcaccatggcctttctcgatgtggggattagatgtcatcggtccaattgagccaaaggcttctaatgggcatcgtttcattttggttgctattgattattttaccaagtgggtggaggctgcttcatattctaatgtgacgagtagcgtggttgttcggtttttgaggaaagagattgtttgtcgatatggagtcccagaaagaattatcactgataatggcacgaatttcaacagtaaaatggtgaaggatttttgtgaccaatttaaaatttatcaccataattcgactccttatcgtccgaagatgaatggggctgtcgaagcggcgaataagaatatcaagaagatcattgggaagatgacagagaattacaaagattggcatgagaagatcccttttgctctatatggttatcggacctcaatacggacatctaccggggagacacctttctccttggtgtatggcatggaagcggttttgcctatcgaagtggagattccatcccttcgagtagttctggaggcaggattggaagaatcagaatggactcgaatgcgatatgaacagttgaatttgattgaagaacgaagattacgagcaatttgtaaagggcaattgtatcaaagaagattgatgaaagcacataataagaaagttcgacctcgcagtttcagggagggagagttagtgttgaagatgattttgccacctcaaaaggatcaccgagggaagtggacaccgaactatgagggaccatatgtggtgaaaaaagcttttgaagggggtgcattaattttgacaagaatggatggagaagaattgtctaatccggtgaatgcagacgccatcaaaaag AATTTGATTGTCGTGGGTCAGTTAGATAGAGAAGGATGTGCGATTAAATTCTCTGATCGTAGTTGGAAGGTTACAAAGGGAGCCTTGGTAGTGGCTCATGGTGAGATGTCAGGTACACTTTATGTGACCCCGAATTTGAGGAATTCGATGAACACTGTGGAAACAAAGACGATGCTAATATTGGCACCGTAG